The following proteins are co-located in the Phocoena phocoena chromosome 1, mPhoPho1.1, whole genome shotgun sequence genome:
- the ANGPTL3 gene encoding angiopoietin-related protein 3, with protein sequence MYTIKLFLFIAPLVISSRIDQDYPSFDSVSPEPKSRFAMLDDVKILANGLLQLGHGLKDFVHKTKGQINDIFQKLNIFDQSFYDLSLQTNEIKEEEKELRRTTSRLQVKNEEVKNMSLELNSKLESLLEEKILLQQKVRYLEDQLTNLIKNQPEIQEHPEITSLKTFVEQQDNSIKDLLQIVEEQYRQLNQQHSQIKEIENQLRRTGVQESTENSLSSKPRAPRTTPSLHLNETKNVEHDDIPADCTIIYNRGEHTSGIYSIRPSNSQVFNVYCDVTSGSSWTLIQHRIDGSQNFNETWENYKYGFGRLDGEFWLGLEKIYSLVKQSKYILRIELEDWKDNKHYIEYSFHLGDHETNYTLHLVEIAGNVPNALPEHKDLMFSTWDHKAKGHFNCPESNSGGWWCHDVCGENNLNGKYNKPKAKTKPERRRGICWKSQNGRLYSIKSTKMLIRPTDSENSE encoded by the exons ATGTACACTATTaagctctttctttttattgctccTCTAGTTATTTCTTCCAGAATTGACCAAGATTATCCATCATTTGATTCTGTATCTCCAGAGCCAAAATCAAGATTTGCTATGTTAGATGATGTAAAAATTTTAGCCAATGGCCTACTTCAGTTAGGACATGGTCTTAAAGACTTTGTTCATAAGACTAAGGGCCAAATTAATGACATATTTCAAAAACTCAACATATTTGATCAGTCTTTTTATGACTTATCACTGCAAaccaatgaaatcaaagaagaagaaaaggaacttaGAAGAACTACATCCAGACTGCAAGtcaaaaatgaagaagtaaagaacaTGTCACTTGAACTCAACTCAAAACTTGAAAGTCTCCTTGAAGAGAAAATTCTACTTCAACAAAAAGTGAGATACCTGGAGGACCAATTAaccaatttaattaaaaatcaacCTGAAATTCAGGAACACCCGGAAATAACTTCACTCAAA ACATTTGTAGAACAGCAAGATAATAGCATCAAAGATCTTCTTCAGATCGTGGAAGAACAATACAGACAATTAAATCAACAGCACAGtcaaataaaagaaattgaaaatcag TTAAGAAGAACTGGTGTTCAAGAATCCACAGAAAATTCTCTTTCTTCTAAACCAAGAGCACCAAGAACTACTCCCTCTCTTCActtgaatgaaacaaaaaatgtaGAACATGATG ACATTCCTGCTGATTGTACCATCATTTATAATAGAGGTGAACATACAAGTGGCATCTATTCCATTAGACCCAGCAACTCTCAAGTTTTCAACGTCTACTGTGATGTTACCTCAG GTAGTTCATGGACATTAATTCAACACCGAATAGATGGATCACAAAACTTCAATGAAACTTGGGAAAACTACAAATATGGTTTTGGGAGGCTTGATG GAGAGTTTTGGTTGGGTCTAGAGAAGATATACTCCCTAGTAAAGCAATCTAAATATATCTTACGAATTGAGCTAGAAGATTGGAAAGACAACAAGCATTATATTGAATATTCTTTTCACCTGGGAGATCATGAAACCAACTATACACTACATCTAGTTGAGATTGCTGGCAATGTCCCCAACGCACTCCCGGAACACAAAGATTTGATGTTTTCTACTTGGGATCACAAAGCAAAAGGACACTTCAATTGTCCAGAAAGTAATTCAG GAGGTTGGTGGTGCCATGATGTATGCGgggaaaacaacctaaatggtaAATATAACAAGCCAAAAGCAAAGACTAAGCCAGAGAGGAGAAGAGGAATATGCTGGAAGTCTCAAAATGGAAGGTTATACTCTATCAAATCAACCAAAATGTTGATCCGCCCAACAGATTCAGAAAATTCTGAATGA